The region AGTGTGTGGGTTCCGCTATTTCAACGTTTACGGCCCACGCGAAGGTCACAAAGGCGGTATGGCGAGTGTGGCTTTCCACCTCAATACTCAGATCAGCAATGGTGAAAATCCAAAGCTGTTTGAAGGTAGCGACGATTTCCGCCGCGATTTCATCCATGTTGACGATGTTGTTGCGGTAAACCTGTGGTGCTGGGAAAACGGTGTATCTGGCATCTACAACTGTGGTACAGGCCGTGCGGAGTCCTTCCAGGAAGTCGCCGATGCAGTGCTGAAGTTCCATCAGCAAGGCCAGATCGAATACATCCCGTTCCCTGAGAAACTGAAAGGCCGCTATCAGGCATTCACTCAGGCGGACCTGACCAATCTGCGCGCAGCGGGTTATGACAAGCCATTCAAAACCGTTGCTCAGGGTGTGGGTGAATACATGACCTGGCTCAATCGTAAAGCATAAGGAAACCGGCACCAGCGATGAAAATTCTGGTCATTGGCCCTTCCTGGGTCGGCGATATGATGATGTCGCAAAGTCTCTATCGCACGCTCAAGGCTGAGCACCCGGATGCGGTCATTGATGTGATGGCACCGGCATGGTGTCGGCCACTGCTGTCACGGATGCCGGAAGTCAATCAAGCGCTGGCGATGCCACTGGGCCATGGTGCTTTGGCACTGGGTGAAAGGCGGCGTTTAGGGAAATCCCTTCAGGCCAGCGGTTATGACCGTGCTTATGTGCTGCCGAATTCGTTCAAATCAGCACTGGTGCCGTTCTTTGCAGGTATTAAGCGCCGTGTCGGCTGGCGCGGTGAGATGCGCTATGGCGTGTTGAACGATGTGCGTGTGCTGGATAAAGCCGCGTTTCCGCTGATGGTGGAGCGCTATGTTGCACTGGGCTACGACAAACCCATCGCCTCCGCTCAACAGTTGCCGCAGCCATTACTGTGGCCACAGTTGCGTGTCGATGAAGACGAGAAGCGCATGACGGCAGCGCAGTTTTCTTTGTCGGCCGATCGTCCTGCTATAGGGTTCTGCCCTGGTGCCGAATTTGGTCCAGCGAAACGCTGGCCGCACTATCATTACGCTGCGCTTGCTGAACAACTGATTGGCGAAGGGTACCAGGTGGTGTTGTTCGGTTCCGCGAAAGATCGCGAAACCGGTGACACTATCGTTCAAACGTTATCGGAATCAGCGCGGGTACACTGCAAAAATCTGGCCGGCGATACGCAATTAGAACAAGCGGTAATCTTAATCGCACATTGTGCGGCTATCGTCAGTAATGATTCCGGGTTGATGCACATTGCCGCCGCACTGAACCGTCCTTTGGTCGCCTTGTATGGCCCAAGTAGCCCGGATTTCACACCACCGCTGTCTCATCAGGCGCGCGTAATTCGTTTAATCTCCGGCTATCACAAAGTACGCAAAGGTGATGCCGAAGAGGGTTATCACCAAAGTCTCATTGATATTCAGCCGGCTCGAGTTCATCAGGAACTCAGCACGCTGCTGCATTTGGTGCAGGAGTAGCCATGCACGTTTTGATTGTAAAAACCTCCTCAATGGGGGACGTGCTGCACACCTTACCGGCGCTCACAGATGCGATGCAGGCTATTCCCGGCATTCGTTTTGATTGGGTTGTCGAAGAGAATTTTGCACAGATCCCCAGTTGGCATCCGGCAGTGGATAAAGTGCTGCCGGTGGCGATTCGTCGCTGGCGTAAACATTGGTTTGGCAGTCAGCAGCGCGAAGAGCGCGTCTTGTTCAAACGTGAGCTGCAATCGCGCCAGTATGATGTGGTGATTGATGCCCAGGGGTTGATCAAAAGCGCTGCGCTGGTGACGCGCCTGGCTAAAGGCGTTAAGCATGGACAAGACAGCCGCAGCGCGCGGGAACCCTTTGCCAGCTGGTGGTATGACAAACGCCATGAAATTAATAAACAGCAACACGCGGTTGAACGCACACGTGAGCTATTTGCGAAAAGCCTGGATTATGCGAAACCGGAGACCCAGGGTGATTATGCCATTGCGGGACATTTCCTTTCCACGCTGCCCAACGATGCGCATCAATACCTGGTGTTTCTGCACGCGACCACCCGCGATAACAAACATTGGCCAGAGTCGCACTGGCGCGAACTTATTGAACGGGTACAGCCGACGGGTCTGCGGGTGAAACTGCCGTGGGGTGCTGAACATGAGCATCAGCGTGCATTAAGAATGGCGGAAGGTTTTGACCACGTTGAGGTGCTACCAAAATTAGCGCTGGAACAAGTGGCACAGCAGTTGGCGGGGGCACGCGCTGTCGTTTCGGTCGACACGGGTTTGAGTCACTTGACCGCCGCGCTGGACCGCCCGAATATTACGCTGTTTGGTCCAACTGATCCGGGGCTGATTGGGGGGTATGGGAAGAATCAGCATGAGCTACGCGGTGCAGGTGGCACAATGCAGGCGATATCCGCCGTGAGCGTAATGGAAAAATTGCGGGAATTGCTTTGAATGGGATCAATATTTAAACAAATCTATCGTTATACCCATGAACGAGCTTATCGGCACAATGAAAATTTTTGGCCTCATATCAGAATTCAACGTGGAGCAGAAGACCATATTGAACGGCTAGTCTGGCGAAAAAATGAAATAAAAATTGAAGCATTAGATTCATTACGTAAAACCGTTACCAATGATATGACGATACTGGCAACGGGCCCGTCAGTGAATGATCTCGATTTTGAATTACTTTCAGAAACGACATTTATTGGTGTTAATGGCGCTTATCACCTACGAGATAAAGTCGTATTTTCATATTATGTTATTGTCGATCGCGGTTTTGTTGAGAACCGTTTTGATATTGTCGGAAAAGTACTGGACGACCCTGAGTTGACGCTCTTTACAACAGTTCATTGCCTCAATGATATGTTGAATTGCGTTGGAGTCGATAAGATAAAGTGTCGTTTGGCTATTATTGAAGATCTGAGTTATAAGATATTTCGAAAATCAGTAGTACCTGCTGAGTATGCTTTGAATTTCAATGATAATAAAGGATTGTCAGTCTATCCGACCGATCCATTATCAGGTTTTTCATGGGATATCCGACAAGGTATTTTTGATGCGGGAACAGTGGCCTATTGGGCGTTGCAAATAGCCGTATGGCTCAGCTCAAATCGTATACTGTTAGCAGGGGTTGATATGAATAATTTTTCATCCCCACGGTTTTATGAAAATGAAAATAATAAGCAGAAAAGCTTTTTAGGGGAAAACTTTAATCAAGTGATAAAGCCCGCATTCTTGAATGCCAGCAGCGAGCTTAATCATGCAGGGATAAAAGTTTACAATTTGTCTATGAATAGTGGACTGACAGAGGAAATTTTCGAGAAGGCGACGCCAGATGTCATTTTTAAAAAAAACTGAAAGTTTAGAAGTTATTGCATCTATTTCTTTTATGGCATTTTTATTTCTAATGACCATATTTACAGGTGTTGGAAAAGTAAATAATTTATTTCATCTGTCGATTACAG is a window of Pantoea rwandensis DNA encoding:
- the rfaF gene encoding ADP-heptose--LPS heptosyltransferase RfaF, whose amino-acid sequence is MKILVIGPSWVGDMMMSQSLYRTLKAEHPDAVIDVMAPAWCRPLLSRMPEVNQALAMPLGHGALALGERRRLGKSLQASGYDRAYVLPNSFKSALVPFFAGIKRRVGWRGEMRYGVLNDVRVLDKAAFPLMVERYVALGYDKPIASAQQLPQPLLWPQLRVDEDEKRMTAAQFSLSADRPAIGFCPGAEFGPAKRWPHYHYAALAEQLIGEGYQVVLFGSAKDRETGDTIVQTLSESARVHCKNLAGDTQLEQAVILIAHCAAIVSNDSGLMHIAAALNRPLVALYGPSSPDFTPPLSHQARVIRLISGYHKVRKGDAEEGYHQSLIDIQPARVHQELSTLLHLVQE
- the rfaC gene encoding lipopolysaccharide heptosyltransferase RfaC, with product MHVLIVKTSSMGDVLHTLPALTDAMQAIPGIRFDWVVEENFAQIPSWHPAVDKVLPVAIRRWRKHWFGSQQREERVLFKRELQSRQYDVVIDAQGLIKSAALVTRLAKGVKHGQDSRSAREPFASWWYDKRHEINKQQHAVERTRELFAKSLDYAKPETQGDYAIAGHFLSTLPNDAHQYLVFLHATTRDNKHWPESHWRELIERVQPTGLRVKLPWGAEHEHQRALRMAEGFDHVEVLPKLALEQVAQQLAGARAVVSVDTGLSHLTAALDRPNITLFGPTDPGLIGGYGKNQHELRGAGGTMQAISAVSVMEKLRELL